In bacterium, the DNA window GGACCTACCGGCGGGACCATCTCCTGCCGGGGGAGACCGCGCGGAGGCACATCGGACTCCCGTTGCTTGCGGTCGATCCGGACAGTAGAATCATCGGCGCATGTGCGGACGCTACACCCAAACCGCCCCGTATCCTAAACTAGCCGACCGCTTCGGGCTGCCTTCCAAAGGTCCAAAGCTCAAACCCCGCTACAACATCGCCCCGACTCAAGACGTGCCCGTCATCGTGAAGGACCCGAACGGCGGGCCCCACCTGGAGATCATGCATTGGGGGCTCGTCCCGCACTGGGCGAAGGACCCGAAGGTTGGATACAAGATGATCAACGCGCGGGCCGAGACGTTGAAGGAAAAACCCTCCTTTCGCGCCCCGCTCCAGTCGCGGCGGTGCATCGTGCCGGCCACGGGGTTTTTCGAATGGAAGCGGGAGGGCGCCCGGAAGACGCCGATGTATTTTACCGCCGCGGACGGGGAGCCGCTGGGCCTGGCGGGGTTGTGGGAGACCTGGAAGACGCCGGACGGGGGGCTCCTGCGCTCCTTCACCATCATCACCACGGAGGCGAACGGGCTTCTGAAACCGATCCATGACCGGATGCCGGTTATTCTGGGACGGGAGGACGAGGCGGCGTGGATGGACGCGGGCGACGTCTCGGTCGAGTCTCTCCTCCGGATGCTCAAACCCTGCGCCGAGGGGCGTCTGACCGGCTACGCGGTGGGGACGCTGGTGAACTCGCCCAAGAACGATTCGGAGGCGTGCCTTTCACAAACAAAAACCCCGTCACCGCGAGGGATCACCTCGAGATGACGGGGTCGTGCGAAAACTAGGAATCCTTGAGATTCTTACTGACGCCGGAATTACCAGCGGCGATTTCCGCCGCCGCCACCGCCGCCGCCGAAGCCGCCGCGGTCGCCGCGTCCGCGGCCACCGCCGCCTCCGCCGCGTCCACCGAAGCCGCCGCCACCGCCGCCTTCGCGGGGGGCCATCGGACGGGCCTCATTGACGGTCAACGCGCGGCCTTCCAGGTCCTGGCCGCTGAATTTGCTGACGGCCGCCTGGGCCTCCTCATCGGTCGACATCTCGACGAAGCCGAAACCCTTGCTGCGGCCCGAGAACTTGTCCATGATGACCTGCGCGGATTCGACGGTTCCGGCCTGGGAGAACAGCTCCCGGAGCGTATCGTCGGTTGCGGAAAAGGGAAGGTTCCCTACGAATAACTTTCTACCCATGTTTACCTCCTAAGGGGGTTGTGGGTCGCCGCTAAAGAGGACATGAGCACTATGCTGCAGGACTCTAAGGCAGGCATTTTGATGGCTAAATACTCGCTTTATTTGACTAAAAGGTCAATATGAATCTTATTCTCGTCTTTCCCGATGATTTTGTTTCAAAATCGGTCGTCCGGCTGACCGACTACCGGGCCACGCACATCCGTGAGGTCCACCGGGCCCCGGTGGGCAAGACCCTGCGGGTCGGCCTCGCGGGAGGGGCCATCGGGGAGGGCAAGGTGACCCGGGTCGATGGAGACCTGGTCGAGATCGAGACCCGCATCCCGGAGGGCAGGCCGGAGACCCCCTCCC includes these proteins:
- a CDS encoding SOS response-associated peptidase, with the protein product MCGRYTQTAPYPKLADRFGLPSKGPKLKPRYNIAPTQDVPVIVKDPNGGPHLEIMHWGLVPHWAKDPKVGYKMINARAETLKEKPSFRAPLQSRRCIVPATGFFEWKREGARKTPMYFTAADGEPLGLAGLWETWKTPDGGLLRSFTIITTEANGLLKPIHDRMPVILGREDEAAWMDAGDVSVESLLRMLKPCAEGRLTGYAVGTLVNSPKNDSEACLSQTKTPSPRGITSR
- a CDS encoding RNA-binding protein, with the protein product MGRKLFVGNLPFSATDDTLRELFSQAGTVESAQVIMDKFSGRSKGFGFVEMSTDEEAQAAVSKFSGQDLEGRALTVNEARPMAPREGGGGGGFGGRGGGGGGRGRGDRGGFGGGGGGGGNRRW